The segment GACTACCACCATAAAACCCTTGATTGTGGGAGAACAACGATTAAATGAAAGTTcggaattttttgattttaatgctTTACTCAGTGGCAATCAAGGCAAATCGGAACGACAAACAAGTACGGTAGGCAATAGGCCAAATGTGAATCCTAGTAATGGGGGTTTTGTGGGTGTGAGTGGAAATGGTAATGGTCGTGGTAATTTAAATAATGCGGCAGTCAATACGAATCAATGGAATTTTGAACAAcctgttaaaaatgttaatagtgTACCCGGTctatcaaataataataataataataatggtcGGGGCAATAATGGTGCCAGCAATTTCTGGGCAAATGGTAATGGAAATATTGGTAGAGGTCAGCTAAACAACGGAAGAGGTCAACTTAATTTTGGTATAGGCCAATTAAATGGCCAGCAAAATTTTGGTAGGGGCCAGTTAAATGGTCAACAAAATAATGGTCGTGGACGTGGTAATCAAAACAATGGTAGAGGTCGTAATGGCATGAGCAATCAAAATGCTGGTTTTATCTTCCCCGAAAATAATATGAGACCCACTAATCAGTTTTTTGAAATTGAAGATACAAACAATCGCAGACCAGGTAGACCTGTTAATACTATGCAAACTCAAAATCCCAATACAGTTATTGCCAACAATcccaataataacaaaaataatgaccCCGATGATGAAAATAGAAGAATAGAAGATCTAATTATGAATGTATTCGATACTACAAATAATGCCAATAAGAAACCTGAAATGAGTTTAGATGATGCGATAgcaaatattttcaatgttaATAAACCGGATAATGcacaattaaataacaaaaatccaaCTGGACCAATTGCAAATAATCCTCAAACTGGGGCCTGGTTAAAGCCTCAAGAATCAATCAATCTTAATAATCATGATGTGGAGTTTATACCTCATCAGCAGGTGGAATTTGTAAATACTCAATCGCCAGTACATTTTCAAATTGCTCCGGGTCTAGAGAATCAACTATCGGGTAATGATTTAGATGCAGCACCCTCCACCAGTTTCATACAACAACCCGTAGTAGTTGAGACTTGGTCTAATAATCCGGTACATAGACAAGAGTTAAATCCCATACAAATAGTTTATGATAATCTAGTTAATTCAGGCATGGATATTGTCAAGGCCCAGGAGCATGAAGTCGAACATGTTTTTAATCAACATCAACAGCAGTTTGTGCAACAGCAGCCACAATTTGGTCAACAGGGTTCTCATGTAGTTGTGGTACAACCTCTACCGCATGCCCAACAATTTGTGCAACATCCACAATTTATACAACAACCACAATTCGGACAGGAACATTTTCAAGCGTCGATTCATGAAAACGAGTCTTCGGCTAAAGAGCCTCGTTCTACATCGCCGCTACAACAGTTTGTACAACAACCTAACAGTGGTTCGCCACTGATTGTACAGTCGCCACCCACACAAATATTGGATCCATTCAAACCATTCGAATTTCGTCCACCGCCAGACGATGAAAACCCTTCTTTGGAAGTTGATAATTCATTAAGGTGGTTATAAAATCATTGTGTTCCTAACATTTTCGCCGTTTTTATTCATCTAACCTCTCTCATTAAAGTCGTGTTATTAACTTTTCCTTTAGGCTAACAAtattaatttactatttttttcttgttcttaTGTTTTTTAGTCCAAAACCAACACCTCCTATACCAGatgttaaaacaaatgaaaatgatAGACCAGCCGTCAGAGGTGAGTTTAAATGgagaaaatttatttcgatTTCGTGTTTATTTACTGTTATTTTTTAGCTTGCCGGCGTATTGAACGTGGTTTAGCCGCTTCTTTGTCTCCTCATATTTTGGGTGGTACACCGGCTGAACTGGGTGAATTCCCACATATGGTGGCGATAGGTTACAGTCGCATTGGTGGTGACAATAGACCTCCCTACGATATACGTTGTGGTGGTACTTTAATTGATAAACGTTTCGTTTTGACTGCAGCTCATTGTGTTTCGGAACGGGAAAATGTTCCCGCTATTGTACGTTTGGGTGTGGTGAATTTCACCGATCCCAAAGAAATGAGCAATGCTGTGGAATTAAGAATAAAGGTAagtgtaagaaaattttgaaaatttaaatcttttaaagtaTTAACACAAAGTTTAGCTGAACTTTGCTTACAACAGCGTATATTCAATATTGAACCCATTACTATCAATAGATATCGTATTACTAACTAAGACAAAGATCGTTCAATatattgatcatagctcccatataacgTTTCACATTAGGACAGAATAGATTATACCGGTAAatggatttatttttaatcattttctctTAAATATCATTACTAAAAAAGACCTGAATTGgctcataattgaccctagctCCGATATAGCTCTCATAGTAGGTCAGCAAggccatttttttaataaatatatctgacatttctaaacggctgctGTGATCAGCATAAACTTTACATTAGCATAGTCAAAGAGTATTAGTGTTTAAGTTTAGAAAATGGATCCTATAAATTCTCCAGAGACGGCGCTATGGGTGCTCAAACTAAAGACTCTCGGATTTTTAAATGCGCgccattgttttgttttcaaaatgatttcaaagatttttataccttTGGAAAGCACTCGGCAAGGTTTTATAATATTATGCTTGCTGTGTAACTCTTATAGATCGAATGGACTAGGAAATGGCTGTAGGTTCTGGTAAAAAAAAGTCGCTCCTACCGCCTTCCGAATTAGacctatttttgtaataaaattctcaaatttGGGCCTCATGTTCCTATAACCTAAAGCTGCTcgtagagaaaaaacatagtacGATATGGTTGCTATAATttaactatgttcactgtaacaatatattgttatcaaaaacatattattgttattttaattctatttaaacaatattgttgttactgtaatcatttccatgttcatggcaattataaatttgagtatgattgaCTGAATTTGAATATGATTGACAATTTGAATTTGAGTATGATTGACAATGAAAACATTATGTTACTAACAaccatttaaaattacaaataaccattatatgttatataaccGTTGTATGTTATCCAAATTATGTTATCCAAATTATCCAAAGTATTTTAGAAAGACTTTTGTTGGAAACAAATCTCAGAAATCtgtatataattgttatttcacAGGAAACCTATATCCACGATGACTATCTAACACGTTTAACATACAATGATATCGCCATTTTGGAACTAGAACGTGATGTCGAATTCAGCGAATACATTTATCCAGtatgtttatatacaaatatatcgGATCCCGATACCAGCATTAAACTATGGGTTACCGGTTGGGGTACTGTTAATACCACCAGTAAGTTATCATAAAGTTATtactatgaaaaaaaaaactcttaataattgaaatgttaaatatttttagcgcGCAGCTTTTCTAATATATTACTAAAAGCTCCTTTACACACTGCACCTTTGGAGAATTGTAATAGAAGTTTTACGGAATATGGTTTAAATAGAAGAATACCAGAGGGTATAATACGTACACAATTTTGTGCCGAGGATAAGGATCAAATAAAAGATGCCTGTCAAGGTGATTCGGGAGGACCTTTAAATTTGATAGTCGATGGTAAGAGGAGATTTAattaggtttttttattttataaagttttaatttttgtttttgattttcagAATCTTATAAGAATTACCGTTTAGTGGGTGTAGTATCTTCGGGTTTCGGTTGTGCTTCCTCAACGCCTGGTTTGTATACTAGAGTGGCTGCTTTCTTAGATTTCATAGAGAAGATTGTGTGGCCTAATGGAGGagattaaattttagttatttaaatgttaataataataaatttaataaattaacacaAACAGTGATAAGTTTTACTATCGTGATTTTTTTGTCTTGTTCTTTTACCCAgccaataaattatattaattatttaagtttttagatGTATTTTGCCATACCATGCATATGCATGTATATGTAATAAATCTTTAAGTAATATAAAGTTTAGTTCTTAGTTGTGACTTTACTTTTTCTCACTAGACAACAAGAAGCAACATGTGTTTGTTTGACACATTTTAAGTGTTTAGCCTACTAAAAGTATGCTAcataacacaaacaaacacacacacacatacacacctaTGCAAACATTGATACTAGGCTAAATTACGatacattttgtaaacattagAAACCGGATATTATTTTAGTATACAAAGCCTTAACGCatgctttagttttttgtaTTACGAGAGAGAGTGAGAGTAAGAAAATGTATACTCTCACAAAAGCTTTAATTAAGAGTGACCATATGTATGGCAAAAAGCTAAATACTGTtagaaacagctgtttgtttaaagcttttgccaaatattttcatttttaaatacaatgcACGCCTTAATTTACCTTCAGTTGTACGCGAATATTCAAAGCATATTAAATGCTAATAGAAAAACGTCAAGAGAGCGGTAAATGTTTAacggttttattttatatttaaataaaatttaaaataaaatgttttaattagaaaaatgtttaattatttaaataaaaaaaatttatagaaaatgggttaatgtgtttaaaaaatactaaaatatataataaattaaaaaaaataactaaaaaaccaaaagtttaaaaatataaaaaaaaaattaa is part of the Lucilia cuprina isolate Lc7/37 chromosome 3, ASM2204524v1, whole genome shotgun sequence genome and harbors:
- the LOC111681462 gene encoding probable serine/threonine-protein kinase tsuA isoform X2; the encoded protein is MQLRNFSNRNVKKYSMPQIMLMMMHWTLMGIMLLQQMKTTDAVKFSDNCITKSQPGICREWGECPIIKTLIETGEYTNRQVVSCGFGIREELICCPVIRSQPDIETTTVENDDRFIVPTTTQAPVTDFWLPLLQTNTTTAAPDFWADLLTTSTSTTTTTIKPLIVGEQRLNESSEFFDFNALLSGNQGKSERQTSTVGNRPNVNPSNGGFVGVSGNGNGRGNLNNAAVNTNQWNFEQPVKNVNSVPGLSNNNNNNNGRGNNGASNFWANGNGNIGRGQLNNGRGQLNFGIGQLNGQQNFGRGQLNGQQNNGRGRGNQNNGRGRNGMSNQNAGFIFPENNMRPTNQFFEIEDTNNRRPGRPVNTMQTQNPNTVIANNPNNNKNNDPDDENRRIEDLIMNVFDTTNNANKKPEMSLDDAIANIFNVNKPDNAQLNNKNPTGPIANNPQTGAWLKPQESINLNNHDVEFIPHQQVEFVNTQSPVHFQIAPGLENQLSGNDLDAAPSTSFIQQPVVVETWSNNPVHRQELNPIQIVYDNLVNSGMDIVKAQEHEVEHVFNQHQQQFVQQQPQFGQQGSHVVVVQPLPHAQQFVQHPQFIQQPQFGQEHFQASIHENESSAKEPRSTSPLQQFVQQPNSGSPLIVQSPPTQILDPFKPFEFRPPPDDENPSLEVDNSLSPKPTPPIPDVKTNENDRPAVRACRRIERGLAASLSPHILGGTPAELGEFPHMVAIGYSRIGGDNRPPYDIRCGGTLIDKRFVLTAAHCVSERENVPAIVRLGVVNFTDPKEMSNAVELRIKETYIHDDYLTRLTYNDIAILELERDVEFSEYIYPVCLYTNISDPDTSIKLWVTGWGTVNTTTRSFSNILLKAPLHTAPLENCNRSFTEYGLNRRIPEGIIRTQFCAEDKDQIKDACQGDSGGPLNLIVDESYKNYRLVGVVSSGFGCASSTPGLYTRVAAFLDFIEKIVWPNGGD
- the LOC111681462 gene encoding probable serine/threonine-protein kinase tsuA isoform X1, which gives rise to MQLRNFSNRNVKKYSMPQIMLMMMHWTLMGIMLLQQMKTTDAVKFKGDNCITKSQPGICREWGECPIIKTLIETGEYTNRQVVSCGFGIREELICCPVIRSQPDIETTTVENDDRFIVPTTTQAPVTDFWLPLLQTNTTTAAPDFWADLLTTSTSTTTTTIKPLIVGEQRLNESSEFFDFNALLSGNQGKSERQTSTVGNRPNVNPSNGGFVGVSGNGNGRGNLNNAAVNTNQWNFEQPVKNVNSVPGLSNNNNNNNGRGNNGASNFWANGNGNIGRGQLNNGRGQLNFGIGQLNGQQNFGRGQLNGQQNNGRGRGNQNNGRGRNGMSNQNAGFIFPENNMRPTNQFFEIEDTNNRRPGRPVNTMQTQNPNTVIANNPNNNKNNDPDDENRRIEDLIMNVFDTTNNANKKPEMSLDDAIANIFNVNKPDNAQLNNKNPTGPIANNPQTGAWLKPQESINLNNHDVEFIPHQQVEFVNTQSPVHFQIAPGLENQLSGNDLDAAPSTSFIQQPVVVETWSNNPVHRQELNPIQIVYDNLVNSGMDIVKAQEHEVEHVFNQHQQQFVQQQPQFGQQGSHVVVVQPLPHAQQFVQHPQFIQQPQFGQEHFQASIHENESSAKEPRSTSPLQQFVQQPNSGSPLIVQSPPTQILDPFKPFEFRPPPDDENPSLEVDNSLSPKPTPPIPDVKTNENDRPAVRACRRIERGLAASLSPHILGGTPAELGEFPHMVAIGYSRIGGDNRPPYDIRCGGTLIDKRFVLTAAHCVSERENVPAIVRLGVVNFTDPKEMSNAVELRIKETYIHDDYLTRLTYNDIAILELERDVEFSEYIYPVCLYTNISDPDTSIKLWVTGWGTVNTTTRSFSNILLKAPLHTAPLENCNRSFTEYGLNRRIPEGIIRTQFCAEDKDQIKDACQGDSGGPLNLIVDESYKNYRLVGVVSSGFGCASSTPGLYTRVAAFLDFIEKIVWPNGGD